A stretch of the Bacteroidales bacterium genome encodes the following:
- a CDS encoding VanZ family protein, producing the protein MQDTIKPFLFFLIILIAITYGSLSSGDTAQELQIFRFDNSDKLMHAIMYFLLTLSLVYGMVKKTGIFNNWKVYVVVVLAPVSYGLLMEFLQYLLTQDRQSEPGDFLANLIGTGLAFFSAFLYYSLKKTY; encoded by the coding sequence ATGCAAGACACAATCAAACCATTCCTCTTTTTCCTTATAATATTGATAGCCATCACTTATGGAAGTCTAAGCTCGGGAGACACAGCCCAGGAATTACAGATTTTCCGTTTTGATAATTCGGACAAGCTGATGCATGCCATCATGTATTTTCTCTTAACCTTAAGTCTTGTTTATGGAATGGTAAAAAAAACGGGAATCTTTAACAACTGGAAAGTTTATGTTGTAGTGGTTCTGGCTCCGGTTAGCTACGGATTGCTTATGGAGTTTTTACAATACCTTCTTACGCAAGACAGACAGTCAGAACCCGGCGATTTTCTTGCAAATCTAATCGGAACAGGACTGGCGTTCTTCTCTGCTTTTCTTTATTATTCTTTGAAAAAAACGTATTGA
- the rpiB gene encoding ribose 5-phosphate isomerase B, whose product MLRIQSIGIASDHAGYYLKQKLKLYLETKGYNLRDFGSHSPESSDYPDFAHSLASAVEKGKFDVGITLCGSGNGISMTANKHEGIRSAICWDPEVAELAKTHNNANICALPARFVDYDQAVEIVETFLNAQFEGGGRHERRIEKIPIKK is encoded by the coding sequence ATGTTGAGAATACAATCGATAGGCATTGCCAGCGATCATGCGGGTTATTACTTAAAGCAGAAACTTAAGCTTTATCTTGAAACTAAAGGTTACAATCTACGGGATTTTGGGAGCCATTCACCTGAAAGTTCCGATTATCCGGATTTTGCGCATTCTCTTGCAAGTGCCGTTGAAAAAGGAAAATTTGATGTGGGCATTACCTTATGCGGGAGTGGTAATGGAATCAGTATGACTGCCAATAAACACGAAGGAATCCGTTCCGCTATTTGCTGGGATCCTGAAGTGGCAGAATTGGCAAAGACACATAATAATGCCAACATTTGTGCATTACCGGCACGGTTTGTTGATTATGATCAGGCCGTTGAAATTGTGGAAACATTTTTGAATGCTCAATTTGAAGGCGGTGGAAGGCATGAGCGTAGAATAGAGAAAATTCCCATAAAAAAATAG
- a CDS encoding Rrf2 family transcriptional regulator, with the protein MSILSNTCKYAIRATIYLALKEDKDQKIGIKKIAEDLDIPTPFLGKILQNLVKHKVLSSTKGPHGGFGLEKDPADISLLEIIDIIDGLDMFYECLIGLPTCRDHDPNFVPCPINKKFRPISKQLYELFQNETISNLKEEIENSDGEIGI; encoded by the coding sequence ATGTCCATTTTGTCCAATACCTGTAAATATGCCATACGTGCTACCATTTATCTGGCACTCAAAGAAGATAAAGACCAAAAAATCGGTATAAAGAAAATCGCTGAAGACCTTGACATTCCAACACCGTTCCTGGGCAAGATTCTTCAAAACCTGGTAAAACACAAGGTATTATCCTCCACCAAGGGCCCTCATGGAGGATTCGGGCTTGAGAAGGATCCCGCGGACATATCACTTTTAGAGATTATTGATATTATAGACGGACTGGATATGTTCTATGAATGTTTAATAGGTCTTCCTACCTGCAGGGATCACGATCCGAATTTTGTGCCTTGTCCCATTAATAAAAAGTTTCGCCCCATCAGCAAGCAATTGTATGAATTGTTTCAAAATGAAACCATTTCCAATTTAAAGGAAGAGATTGAAAATTCGGATGGGGAAATTGGAATTTAA